A single genomic interval of Sinorhizobium garamanticum harbors:
- the clpS gene encoding ATP-dependent Clp protease adapter ClpS, with translation MIAMPVRMQQGSEGDGGGPSRGTSVITRTKPKTKKPSLYRVLLLNDDYTPMEFVIHILERFFQKDREEATRIMLHVHNHGVGECGVFTYEVAETKVTQVMDFARQHQHPLQCVMEKK, from the coding sequence ATGATCGCCATGCCGGTCCGGATGCAGCAGGGAAGCGAAGGAGACGGAGGCGGCCCAAGTCGTGGCACCTCCGTTATCACGCGCACCAAGCCGAAGACCAAAAAGCCGAGTTTGTATCGCGTTCTGCTTTTGAATGACGATTATACGCCGATGGAATTCGTCATCCATATCCTGGAGCGTTTCTTCCAGAAGGATCGGGAAGAAGCGACCCGCATCATGCTCCACGTTCACAATCACGGCGTGGGAGAGTGCGGCGTCTTCACCTACGAAGTCGCCGAAACCAAGGTGACGCAGGTGATGGATTTCGCCAGGCAGCACCAGCATCCGTTGCAATGCGTCATGGAAAAGAAATGA